A genomic window from Cinclus cinclus chromosome 5, bCinCin1.1, whole genome shotgun sequence includes:
- the KLHL8 gene encoding kelch-like protein 8 isoform X2, which yields MASESMVPEQAKQHLIKGKRRQQQQQTRPSNSDGDEDVFVFEANEAWKDFHSSLLHFFEAGELCDVTLKVELVAKACCEYMKLHFHPSNCLAVRAFAESHNRIDLMDMADQFACEHFTEVMECEDFVSVSPQHLHKLLSSSDLNIENEKQVYNAAIKWLLANPQHHATWLDEILGQVRLPLLPVCFLMGVVAKEEIVKQNLKCRDLLDEARNYHLHLSSRAVPDFEYSIRTTPRKQTAGVLFCVGGRGGSGDPFRSIECYSISRNSWFFGPEMNSRRRHVGVISVGGKVYAVGGHDGNEHLGSMEVFDPLTNKWMMKASMNTKRRGIALASLGGPIYAIGGLDDNTCFSDVERYDIDSDRWSTVASMNTPRGGVGSVALANHVYAVGGNDGVASLSSVEKYDPHLDKWIEVKEMGQRRAGNGVSELHGCLYVVGGFDDNSPLSSVERFDPRCNKWEYVAELTTPRGGVGIATLMGKIFAVGGHNGNVYLNTVEAFDPIVNRWELVGSVSHCRAGAGVAVCSCLSSQIRDVGQGSSNVVDCM from the exons ATGGCTTCGGAATCCATGGTCCCTGAGCAGGCAAAACAACAtctgataaaaggaaaaaggcggcagcagcagcagcaaactcGGCCTTCCAACAGCGATGGGGATGAGGATGTCTTCGTGTTTGAGGCAAATGAGGCTTGGAAGGATTTTCACAGCTCTCTCCTTCACTTCTTTGAAGCTGGAGAGCTCTGTGATGTTACACTGAAG GTGGAACTGGTGGCCAAGGCCTGCTGTGAGTACATGAAGCTGCACTTCCACCCCTCCAACTGCCTGGCAGTCAGGGCGTTCGCCGAGAGCCACAACCGCATCGACCTGATGGACATGGCTGATCAGTTCGCTTGTGAACATTTCACAGAAGTGATGGAGTGCGAGGACTTTGTGAGTGTGTCACCACAGCACCTCCATAAACTCCTGTCCTCCAGTGACCTGAatattgaaaatgaaaagcaagttTACAATGCTGCTATCAAGTGGCTCCTAGCCAATCCTCAGCATCATGCTACGTGGCTGGATGAGATCCTTGGACAG GTACGGCTGCCTCTCTTGCCCGTTTGTTTCCTTATGGGTGTTGTGGCAAAGGAAGAGATTGTCAAGCAGAATCTAAAATGTAGGGATTTGCTGGATGAAGCAAGGAACTACCACCTTCACctgagcagcagggcagtgcctgaCTTTGAGTACTCCATTCGCACAACACCAAGGAAGCAGACTGCTG GTGTTCTGTTCTGTGTCGGTGGCAGAGGTGGATCAGGTGACCCCTTCCGCAGCATCGAGTGTTATTCCATCAGTAGGAACAGCTGGTTCTTCGGCCCTGAAATGaacagcaggaggaggcacGTGGGTGTGATCTCCGTGGGAG GTAAAGTCTACGCAGTAGGTGGACATGATGGAAATGAGCACTTAGGAAGCATGGAAGTATTTGATCCTCTCACAAACAAGTGGATGATGAAGGCATCAATGAACACAAAGAG GAGAGGCATCGCCCTGGCGTCCCTGGGAGGCCCCATTTATGCCATCGGGGGCTTGGATGACAACACGTGCTTCAGCGACGTGGAGCGCTACGACATCGACTCGGATCGCTGGAGCACCGTGGCCTCCATGAACACTCCCCGGGGAGGCGTGGGCTCCGTAGCCCTGGCG AACCACGTTTATGCCGTGGGTGGCAATGATGGCGTAGCATCTCTTTCCAGTGTGGAGAAATATGATCCCCACTTGGATAAGTGGATAGAAGTGAAAGAGATGGGTCAGCGAAGGGCTGGGAACGGTGTCAGCGAGCTCCACGGCTGCTTGTATGTTGTGG GTGGCTTTGATGACAACTCACCCCTGAGCTCGGTGGAGAGGTTTGACCCACGGTGTAACAAATGGGAATATGTGGCAGAGCTCACAACTCCGAGGGGTGGTGTTGGCATAGCAACACTGATGGGAAAAATTTTTGCAGTTGGAGGTCATAATGGCAACGTGTACCTGAACACAGTGGAAGCATTTGATCCCATAGTGAACAG GTGGGAACTCGTGGGCTCAGTGTCACACTGCAGGGCAGGGGCGGGCGTGGCCGTGTGCTCCTGTCTCAGCAGCCAGATCCGGGATGTGGGCCAAGGATCCAGCAACGTTGTGGACTGCATgtga
- the KLHL8 gene encoding kelch-like protein 8 isoform X1, with translation MASESMVPEQAKQHLIKGKRRQQQQQTRPSNSDGDEDVFVFEANEAWKDFHSSLLHFFEAGELCDVTLKVGSKLISCHKLVLACVIPYFRAMFLSEMAEAKQKLIEIRDFDGDAMEDLVKFAYSSRLTLTVDNVQPLLYAACILQVELVAKACCEYMKLHFHPSNCLAVRAFAESHNRIDLMDMADQFACEHFTEVMECEDFVSVSPQHLHKLLSSSDLNIENEKQVYNAAIKWLLANPQHHATWLDEILGQVRLPLLPVCFLMGVVAKEEIVKQNLKCRDLLDEARNYHLHLSSRAVPDFEYSIRTTPRKQTAGVLFCVGGRGGSGDPFRSIECYSISRNSWFFGPEMNSRRRHVGVISVGGKVYAVGGHDGNEHLGSMEVFDPLTNKWMMKASMNTKRRGIALASLGGPIYAIGGLDDNTCFSDVERYDIDSDRWSTVASMNTPRGGVGSVALANHVYAVGGNDGVASLSSVEKYDPHLDKWIEVKEMGQRRAGNGVSELHGCLYVVGGFDDNSPLSSVERFDPRCNKWEYVAELTTPRGGVGIATLMGKIFAVGGHNGNVYLNTVEAFDPIVNRWELVGSVSHCRAGAGVAVCSCLSSQIRDVGQGSSNVVDCM, from the exons ATGGCTTCGGAATCCATGGTCCCTGAGCAGGCAAAACAACAtctgataaaaggaaaaaggcggcagcagcagcagcaaactcGGCCTTCCAACAGCGATGGGGATGAGGATGTCTTCGTGTTTGAGGCAAATGAGGCTTGGAAGGATTTTCACAGCTCTCTCCTTCACTTCTTTGAAGCTGGAGAGCTCTGTGATGTTACACTGAAG gttgGTTCAAAGCTAATCTCCTGCCACAAACTGGTGCTGGCTTGCGTTATCCCGTACTTCCGGGCCATGTTTCTTTCGGAAATGGCTGAAGCCAAGCAGAAGCTGATCGAGATCAGGGACTTTGACGGTGATGCCATGGAGGACCTGGTGAAGTTCGCGTACTCCTCGCGGCTCACGCTGACGGTGGATAACGTGCAGCCCCTCCTGTACGCCGCCTGCATCCTGCAGGTGGAACTGGTGGCCAAGGCCTGCTGTGAGTACATGAAGCTGCACTTCCACCCCTCCAACTGCCTGGCAGTCAGGGCGTTCGCCGAGAGCCACAACCGCATCGACCTGATGGACATGGCTGATCAGTTCGCTTGTGAACATTTCACAGAAGTGATGGAGTGCGAGGACTTTGTGAGTGTGTCACCACAGCACCTCCATAAACTCCTGTCCTCCAGTGACCTGAatattgaaaatgaaaagcaagttTACAATGCTGCTATCAAGTGGCTCCTAGCCAATCCTCAGCATCATGCTACGTGGCTGGATGAGATCCTTGGACAG GTACGGCTGCCTCTCTTGCCCGTTTGTTTCCTTATGGGTGTTGTGGCAAAGGAAGAGATTGTCAAGCAGAATCTAAAATGTAGGGATTTGCTGGATGAAGCAAGGAACTACCACCTTCACctgagcagcagggcagtgcctgaCTTTGAGTACTCCATTCGCACAACACCAAGGAAGCAGACTGCTG GTGTTCTGTTCTGTGTCGGTGGCAGAGGTGGATCAGGTGACCCCTTCCGCAGCATCGAGTGTTATTCCATCAGTAGGAACAGCTGGTTCTTCGGCCCTGAAATGaacagcaggaggaggcacGTGGGTGTGATCTCCGTGGGAG GTAAAGTCTACGCAGTAGGTGGACATGATGGAAATGAGCACTTAGGAAGCATGGAAGTATTTGATCCTCTCACAAACAAGTGGATGATGAAGGCATCAATGAACACAAAGAG GAGAGGCATCGCCCTGGCGTCCCTGGGAGGCCCCATTTATGCCATCGGGGGCTTGGATGACAACACGTGCTTCAGCGACGTGGAGCGCTACGACATCGACTCGGATCGCTGGAGCACCGTGGCCTCCATGAACACTCCCCGGGGAGGCGTGGGCTCCGTAGCCCTGGCG AACCACGTTTATGCCGTGGGTGGCAATGATGGCGTAGCATCTCTTTCCAGTGTGGAGAAATATGATCCCCACTTGGATAAGTGGATAGAAGTGAAAGAGATGGGTCAGCGAAGGGCTGGGAACGGTGTCAGCGAGCTCCACGGCTGCTTGTATGTTGTGG GTGGCTTTGATGACAACTCACCCCTGAGCTCGGTGGAGAGGTTTGACCCACGGTGTAACAAATGGGAATATGTGGCAGAGCTCACAACTCCGAGGGGTGGTGTTGGCATAGCAACACTGATGGGAAAAATTTTTGCAGTTGGAGGTCATAATGGCAACGTGTACCTGAACACAGTGGAAGCATTTGATCCCATAGTGAACAG GTGGGAACTCGTGGGCTCAGTGTCACACTGCAGGGCAGGGGCGGGCGTGGCCGTGTGCTCCTGTCTCAGCAGCCAGATCCGGGATGTGGGCCAAGGATCCAGCAACGTTGTGGACTGCATgtga
- the KLHL8 gene encoding kelch-like protein 8 isoform X3 yields MASESMVPEQAKQHLIKGKRRQQQQQTRPSNSDGDEDVFVFEANEAWKDFHSSLLHFFEAGELCDVTLKVRLPLLPVCFLMGVVAKEEIVKQNLKCRDLLDEARNYHLHLSSRAVPDFEYSIRTTPRKQTAGVLFCVGGRGGSGDPFRSIECYSISRNSWFFGPEMNSRRRHVGVISVGGKVYAVGGHDGNEHLGSMEVFDPLTNKWMMKASMNTKRRGIALASLGGPIYAIGGLDDNTCFSDVERYDIDSDRWSTVASMNTPRGGVGSVALANHVYAVGGNDGVASLSSVEKYDPHLDKWIEVKEMGQRRAGNGVSELHGCLYVVGGFDDNSPLSSVERFDPRCNKWEYVAELTTPRGGVGIATLMGKIFAVGGHNGNVYLNTVEAFDPIVNRWELVGSVSHCRAGAGVAVCSCLSSQIRDVGQGSSNVVDCM; encoded by the exons ATGGCTTCGGAATCCATGGTCCCTGAGCAGGCAAAACAACAtctgataaaaggaaaaaggcggcagcagcagcagcaaactcGGCCTTCCAACAGCGATGGGGATGAGGATGTCTTCGTGTTTGAGGCAAATGAGGCTTGGAAGGATTTTCACAGCTCTCTCCTTCACTTCTTTGAAGCTGGAGAGCTCTGTGATGTTACACTGAAG GTACGGCTGCCTCTCTTGCCCGTTTGTTTCCTTATGGGTGTTGTGGCAAAGGAAGAGATTGTCAAGCAGAATCTAAAATGTAGGGATTTGCTGGATGAAGCAAGGAACTACCACCTTCACctgagcagcagggcagtgcctgaCTTTGAGTACTCCATTCGCACAACACCAAGGAAGCAGACTGCTG GTGTTCTGTTCTGTGTCGGTGGCAGAGGTGGATCAGGTGACCCCTTCCGCAGCATCGAGTGTTATTCCATCAGTAGGAACAGCTGGTTCTTCGGCCCTGAAATGaacagcaggaggaggcacGTGGGTGTGATCTCCGTGGGAG GTAAAGTCTACGCAGTAGGTGGACATGATGGAAATGAGCACTTAGGAAGCATGGAAGTATTTGATCCTCTCACAAACAAGTGGATGATGAAGGCATCAATGAACACAAAGAG GAGAGGCATCGCCCTGGCGTCCCTGGGAGGCCCCATTTATGCCATCGGGGGCTTGGATGACAACACGTGCTTCAGCGACGTGGAGCGCTACGACATCGACTCGGATCGCTGGAGCACCGTGGCCTCCATGAACACTCCCCGGGGAGGCGTGGGCTCCGTAGCCCTGGCG AACCACGTTTATGCCGTGGGTGGCAATGATGGCGTAGCATCTCTTTCCAGTGTGGAGAAATATGATCCCCACTTGGATAAGTGGATAGAAGTGAAAGAGATGGGTCAGCGAAGGGCTGGGAACGGTGTCAGCGAGCTCCACGGCTGCTTGTATGTTGTGG GTGGCTTTGATGACAACTCACCCCTGAGCTCGGTGGAGAGGTTTGACCCACGGTGTAACAAATGGGAATATGTGGCAGAGCTCACAACTCCGAGGGGTGGTGTTGGCATAGCAACACTGATGGGAAAAATTTTTGCAGTTGGAGGTCATAATGGCAACGTGTACCTGAACACAGTGGAAGCATTTGATCCCATAGTGAACAG GTGGGAACTCGTGGGCTCAGTGTCACACTGCAGGGCAGGGGCGGGCGTGGCCGTGTGCTCCTGTCTCAGCAGCCAGATCCGGGATGTGGGCCAAGGATCCAGCAACGTTGTGGACTGCATgtga